From the genome of Desulfuromonadales bacterium, one region includes:
- a CDS encoding sigma 54-interacting transcriptional regulator, which produces MSNGGTLFLDEIGDMPMTMQSKLLRVLQSREVRRVGGKETFKVDVRIISATNKDLEKEVEQGNFREDLYYRLNVVFLELPALRERSEDIPVLVEHFLHKYNSEFGKRVREIRPDALQALVEYRWPGNVRQLEAVIERAVLLNDGDVITLRDIGRLLHSRKPENRVLFDLPEEGLDFENLEKELILKAMKRTGGVATKAAKLLRMSYKAFLYRLEKFGIKDDDFRREAG; this is translated from the coding sequence GATGAGCAATGGCGGCACCCTGTTTCTCGACGAGATTGGCGACATGCCGATGACCATGCAGTCCAAGCTGCTGCGCGTTCTGCAGAGCCGGGAAGTGCGCCGGGTCGGCGGCAAGGAAACCTTCAAGGTCGATGTCCGGATTATATCAGCGACCAACAAGGATCTGGAGAAGGAGGTCGAGCAGGGGAATTTTCGCGAAGACCTTTACTACCGGCTCAATGTAGTTTTCCTCGAGTTGCCCGCATTGCGGGAGCGGTCCGAGGACATTCCGGTACTTGTCGAACACTTCCTTCATAAATATAATTCCGAATTCGGCAAACGCGTCCGGGAAATCCGGCCCGATGCGCTGCAGGCTCTGGTTGAATATCGCTGGCCGGGCAATGTCCGGCAGTTGGAGGCGGTAATAGAGCGGGCCGTTCTGCTGAACGATGGCGATGTCATCACCCTGCGTGATATCGGCAGGCTGCTGCATAGCCGCAAGCCGGAAAACCGGGTCCTCTTCGACTTGCCGGAGGAGGGACTCGATTTTGAAAATCTGGAAAAGGAGCTCATCCTCAAGGCGATGAAACGCACCGGTGGCGTCGCCACCAAAGCCGCCAAGCTGCTCCGGATGAGCTATAAGGCCTTCCTCTATCGCCTGGAAAAATTCGGCATCAAGGATGACGATTTTCGCAGGGAAGCGGGGTGA
- a CDS encoding acetoin utilization protein AcuC: MTGHFTFIYSSRFGNYSYGTEHPFNLLRYRLAFDLIQELGLLAVPSVAVVESPLATEQALLAFHRQDYLAILREFSLHAEPRANFRYGLGDVENPVFQGLYDWSRLVCGGTVEAARQVTVRGCRAAFNMAGGWHHAHAARASGFSYLNDAVIAIQELLQQGLRVAYVDIDAHHGDGVQEAFYDTDRVLTISLHESGKDFFPYSGFVEELGQGRGYGYAVNIPFSPHADDLIFEQALRRIVLPLLDAYRPDVLVTQMGVDALRSDPLTRLELTTGSLELAARAFRETGVPWVVLGGGGYDKVNVARGWALIWATVLDMSVPDLLPPGFMQAAAKLGYQGQRLRDLPRLAQPDDFARAQRRLEHHLAFLERKLFPLHGLLPGGGR; encoded by the coding sequence ATGACGGGTCATTTTACCTTCATCTACTCAAGCCGTTTCGGCAACTATTCCTATGGGACAGAGCACCCCTTCAATTTACTTCGTTATCGTTTGGCGTTCGATCTGATCCAGGAACTGGGTCTGCTCGCTGTTCCTTCAGTCGCAGTCGTAGAGAGTCCACTCGCAACCGAACAGGCGCTGCTGGCTTTTCATCGTCAGGATTACCTTGCCATCTTGCGCGAGTTCAGTCTGCATGCGGAGCCGCGCGCCAATTTCCGTTATGGCCTCGGGGACGTGGAAAATCCGGTTTTTCAGGGATTGTACGACTGGTCCCGGCTGGTTTGCGGCGGAACTGTGGAGGCCGCCAGGCAGGTAACCGTTCGAGGCTGCCGCGCGGCCTTCAATATGGCCGGGGGCTGGCATCATGCCCATGCCGCCAGGGCTTCGGGATTCAGCTATCTCAACGATGCGGTCATTGCCATCCAGGAGTTGCTGCAGCAAGGACTGCGTGTCGCTTACGTCGATATTGACGCGCATCACGGCGACGGTGTCCAGGAGGCATTCTACGATACCGATCGGGTACTGACCATCTCCCTGCACGAATCCGGCAAGGACTTTTTCCCCTACAGCGGGTTTGTCGAAGAGCTGGGACAGGGCCGGGGCTATGGCTATGCGGTCAACATTCCTTTTTCACCCCACGCCGATGATTTGATTTTCGAGCAGGCCCTGCGTCGTATTGTCCTGCCTCTGCTGGATGCATACCGCCCCGACGTTCTGGTGACCCAGATGGGCGTGGATGCGCTGCGCAGCGACCCGCTGACCCGTCTCGAGCTGACCACCGGTTCTCTGGAGCTGGCCGCCAGGGCCTTCCGTGAAACGGGAGTGCCCTGGGTGGTGCTGGGAGGTGGCGGCTACGACAAAGTGAATGTGGCCCGTGGCTGGGCACTGATCTGGGCCACTGTTCTGGATATGTCGGTTCCCGATCTGCTTCCGCCCGGTTTCATGCAGGCCGCCGCAAAACTCGGTTATCAGGGACAGAGGTTGCGCGATCTTCCCCGTCTCGCGCAACCGGATGACTTCGCCCGCGCCCAACGCCGGCTGGAGCACCACCTGGCTTTTCTGGAACGAAAGCTCTTTCCCTTGCACGGGCTGCTGCCGGGAGGCGGACGATGA